The genomic interval GCGGCCGCCCACACCCGAGGAGATCGAGTCCTTCGTCGCGGATCGCGCCGCCGACAAACGCGCGAAGAAGGTCGATGCCCTGCTCGCATCCCCCGAGTACGCGCGGCACTTCGCGAACGTGTGGGAGGAGATCCTCGTGGGGAACGAGGTGCGCGAGCAGCGGCTCGATCGGCAGGAGCTCCGCAAGTGGCTCCTCGCGCAGTTTCAACAAAACACACCGTGGGACAAGGTCGTGGCCGGGCTCGTCGCGGCGACCGGTCGCAACAGCGAAGGGGGCCCGAGGAACGCGCTGCCCATGGAGCTGCCCGCCGAGCCGGCCCCGATGGCCCCGCGCGCCGACGACACCGCACGTGCGGCGACGGGCCCCGGCACCCTGAACGGCGCGGTCAACTACACGCTCCGATTCCAAGGCCCGCAAGATCTCGCGGGCTCGGCGTCGCGCACGTTCTTGGGCGTGCAGATCCAGTGCGCGCAGTGCCACGACCACAAGACCGAGAAGTGGAAGCAGGACGACTTCCGGAAGTTCACGGCGGCCTTCTTGCGGGCCGAGGTCGACGTCGTCGACAAGGGCGACAAGGGAGGCATTCGACGCGTCGATCTCGTCGACTCGGCGCGCGTCCCGCCTCGCTTCGTGAAGGCTCAGGACCTCGCCCCCATCGCCGCGGCGACGCCGACGGCCCTCGACGGCACCCCGCTCGACAAAGGGAAGGACACACGCCGTGAGCTCGCAGCCTGGATGACGTCGCCGAAAAATCCATGGTTTGCGAAGGCTTACGTGAACCGGGTGTGGGCTCATTTCTTGGGTCGAGGGTTTCAGAACCCGGTCGACGACATGCGCCCCTCGAACCCGACGACGCTCCCCGAGCTGCTCGAGCGGATCGCGCGTGATTTCGCCGACGGAGGCTTCGATCCGAAGGCGCTCGTGCGGCTCGTGTGCGGGAGCGAGGTCTACGCGCTCGAGGCACGAGGAGGCACGAACGTCGACACCGAGAACCTCACCTGGGCCAGGTTCCGGATGGTTCCCCTCGGGCCCGAGGAGCTGCTCGCGCATCTCTTCGCGGCGACGCGGGTCGAGCGCGCCGCCGAGGCCGCGGGGATCAAGAACCTCCCCACGCTGAAGGCACAGCTCGCGAAGAGCTACGCGTTCCTCTTCGACGTCGACGAGGTCGAGGACTCGAAGACCTTCGAGGGCAACGTGACGCAGGCCCTCTCGCTGCTCAACGGGAACGTGACCGGCTACGGCACGCGGGCGCTCCCGGGCACGGCGCTCGCGGAGGTGCTCTCCCGCGGGACCGACGCCGAGAAGGTGCAGGCGCTCTACCTGCGCACCGTCCATCGGCGGGCGACGGAGGCCGAGGTGGCGCGCGCGGTAGCCTACCTCGACCAGGCCGAGAAGCTCCCGGATCCGAGCGCGGCTCCCGCCCCGGGTCCCGCTCCATCGCCCCCCGGAAAGGGAGGCAAGGGAAAGAAGAAGGCGCCCTCGGGGGACGCGGCCCAGCTCGCGAGGCTCGCGGCAGGGCGGGCAGGGGCGAGCGCCGACGGTCGCACGCGCGCGTTCGAGGATCTTTTTTGGGCGCTGCTCACGTCGAGCGAGTCGCTCCTGAACCACTGAGGCGCTCATGTCGACTTACACACGCCGCGACGTCGTCCGAATGTTCTCTGCGAGCTCGCTCGCTGCCCTCGTGGGCGCGCGCCTCGAGCACGAAGCCCGCGCCGACGCGAAGCCCGCCCGCGCGAAGTCGCTCGTCGTGCTCTGGATGAACGGCGGACAGAGCCACGTCGACACCTGGGATCCGAAGCCGGGCACGCCCCAAGGGGGCCCGCACAAGGCGATCAAAACGGCGACTCCGGGGCTCTCGATCAGCGAGCACATGCCGGAGCTCGCGAGGCTCTCGCAGAAGCTCTGCGTCGTGCGGGGGCTCGTCCACAAGGAGGGCAATCATCAGCGCGCGAACGCCCTCCTCCACACGAGCTATTCACCCACACCCACGGTCGAGCACCCGTCGCTCGGTGGCTGGGTAAGCAAGCGGCTCGGGCCGACGCCGCGGGGGTTGCCCGCGTTCGTGAGCCTCGGAGGGCCGAGCCATTCGGCCGGGTTCTTCGGCGTCCAGCACGGCCCGTTCGTGCTGCAGAAGCCGGGTGGTCTCCCCCAGAACGTGACCCACGCGCCCCAGGTCGACGACCGCAGGTTCGCGTCTCGCCTCGGCCTGCTCGAGCAGCTCGAGGCCGACTTCGCGGCGCGCACGGGCGACGCCAAGGTCGAGGGGCGACGCGCGCTCACGTCGCAGGCCGTCGCGCTCATGCGCTGCCCCGATCTGCCCGCGTTCGACCTCGCGAACGTCCCCAAGGCCACCCTCGCGGCATTCGGCGACACCGACTTCGGCCGCGGGTGCCTCGTCGCCTCGCGGCTCGTCGGCGCGGGGACACGCTACGTCGAGGTGGCCCTCGACGGGTGGGACACGCACGTCGACAATTTCGGCCGCACGAAGAAGCTCATGGGCACGCTCGACGCCGGCTTCTCGGCGCTCCTCCGCGAGCTCGATCAGAGAGGGCTCCTCGCCTCCACCACGATCGCGCTCCTCACGGACTTCGGCCGTACGCCGCGCATCAACGGAAACGACGGTCGCGACCACCACCCGCAGGCCTCGAGCCTCGTGCTCGCGGGCGCAGGAATCCGCGCCGGGCAGGTGCACGGCGAGACCGACGCGGAGGGCGGCAAGGTGGTGAAGGGGGCCGTCACCGTCCCGTCCGTCGTGGCGACCCTCGCGACCGTGATGGGCCTCGACCCGGGCGACACGGCGATGTCCCCGGCGGGGCGCCCGATCGCCCTGGCGGACGCGGGCACGCCCGTTCGAGAGCTCCTGGCCTAGCAGCCGTTGATTTTCACCCGTCCCCCGTCGCGGCCTTCCAAGGGTCGTCGGCCGCTCCCCCGTCGGGGACTTCCAGGGGTCGCCGCCGCCGCATCCCGACCGCCTTCGTCGCGATCTGCGGTGCGTCCCCCGTCGGGGACTTCCAAGGGGCGTGCTCTCGTCCAAATACGAAAGTAGGCTCTCGGATCCGGGCGCGGACGTCGAACGGCCTCGGTCCGAAAAATCAACAGGCTGCCTGGCGGAAGGCGCCGGGCGAGCGCGACCCAGCTGGGTCGTAAGTGCTCAATAATACTACGAACTTTGCTTGGCTTCGGGCGAACGCCTGCGGTCGCCCTCCCGAAAATCTTTCGGAAACGAAAGAAGGGCTGGCAAAACCTTGCGCGTTCGTTAAGTTCGAAGGCGCATGAACGTAGCCCTTTTCGAGCCGAAAGAGGTCTTTCTTCGCCGGAACCTCGTGAGCTGGGCGGCCTTGTGCTTCGCGTCGGGGGCGGTCAACGCCGGGGCGCTCCAAGCGTGCCGCCGCCTCATCACGCACGTCACGGGCATCGCCACCCGCATCGGGGCCGACGTCGGCCAGTGGAAGCTCCTCATCGAGTACGCGATCGTGCTGAACGCCTTTCTGTTCGGTGCGCTCGCGGCAAGCTTCTGGATCGTCAAGCGTGTGCGTCGGGGCGTCGGGCCCGCGTACGCCGTGCCGCTGTTCGCCGTGGCTGGGCTCCTCGTGATCACCGCGTCGCTCGGGCGAGCGGGCGCCTTCGGCCCCTTCGGGACCACGGTGGAGACGGCCGGCGACTTCGTGCTCCTCGCGCTGCTCGCGTTCGCGAGCGGCCTGCAGAATGCATCGATTGGCCTGGCGACGGGGTCGCTCGTTCGCACCACGCACATGACGGGCCCCGCGACCGACATGGCCGTCCACTTCGGGAATTTTTTGTGGGGTCGCCCGGAGATGAGGCCGGACGCTCTCCGGCACGTCGGGCTCCGCGCTCTCAAGCTTACGTCCTTCATTTTCGGCGGCGTCGTCGCGGCGCTCACGGCCGACAAGCTCCAGTACTTCGTCTTTCTGTTGGCGGTGCCGCCGATCACGTTCGCCGCGCTTCGCAGCTTGATCGAGCCTGCCGGCCAGGCCGTGGCCGAGGCGACGCCGATAAGCCAAGCGACCCCCGACGTCTGACGCCGACCTCCGGAGTGCTCCGGCGGGTCACCGAGGGGCGAGGCTCCCGTCGAGGGCCGGGGAGCTCGCCCCGGCGGAGAGCCCGTGGGTCGCCGAGCGGCCTTGGGTCGCCGCGCGCCCGTAGGGAGCGATGATGGCGACCGTGATGGCCACGATGGCCACGATGGCGGCGAGGCCGATCGAGCCCCACGGGGGAGAGGCGAGGTACGGTCGCGGAGGCTCGGGGCGAGCGGGCTCGGAGGCGGGCGCTGCCGGCGACGGCTGCACCACGCGGGAGAGCGGCAGCACGGGCTCCGGGAGGAGATCGGCGTAGGAGCGACCGAGCGGGAGCGTGCGCGCGGCGCGCGGGGAGCCCATGGGCGCGGGCTGGGGCCTCCCGGGCCCGGGGGCAGCCTGCGCGGCGAGGGCGAGCCCTGGCGGAGGCGCGAGCGCCAGCGTGGCCCGCGCGTTCGCCGGTATGGGGGGCGGAGTCGGTCCAATCGAGACGAGCTCCGCGTCGGTCACCGAGACCGTGCTCTCGGGCGTCGGCTTGAAGCGGGGCTCCTCGATGAGTGTCGGCGCGGCGAGGTGGCCCGGCAGGAAGGGGGCCGGGTCGGCCGTGCGCGCCTTCTCTCGCGATGGGTCGTGGCTCGCAGGAGCGCCGATCGTGTCGAAGAGCCTGCTCAGCGTCCGCGCGGCCGCGAGGGCCGTCGGGCGGCGGTCGGGGCGGTTGTCGAGCAGCGCGGCGACGAGGGCCACGAGCTCCGTGCGCACGTCCGGGGCGAGCGCCCCGAGCCTCGGGCATCCTTCGAGCGAAGGAGGCCCCACGACGCGCGCGGCCCGTGCGCCCCGCGCCGATCGCTCGGCCTGCGCGAAGGGGTGAGCGCCCGAGAGCATCTCGAAGAGCACGATCCCCGCGGAGTACACGTCGGTCGCGGGGCCGAGCTGCCCGCCCGCCTCCAGCTGCTCGGGCGCGGCGTAGTGCGCCGTTCCGAAGAACCCGGTCTGGGCGTCCTTCTCGAGCATGAGCTTCATGACCCCGAAATCGAGGAGCTTCGCGCGCTCTTCTCCGTACGTGTCGCGGTGCACGAACACGTTCGATGGCTTCACGTCGCGATGGAGGAGCTGCCGGCGGTGGACGTAGTCGAGCGCTCGGAACAGACCGTCCCCGAGCTCGAGCACGCGGTCGATCGGCATCGGGCCGCGATCGATGTGCTCGCGGAGCGTGCCGCCGCGCAGCCGCTCCATCAGGAAGAACGGCCTGGGCGCAGGGCCCACCGTGTGATCGAGTCGAACGACCGCGACCAGGTTCGGGTGATCGAGCTTGGCGAGCGCTCGCGCCTCTCGCTCGAAGCGTTCGACGCTCGCGGGGTCTCGCGCGAGGTGGGCGTCGAGGACCTTGAGGGCGAAGCGCTTGCCGAGCACACGATCCTCGACGTCGAGCACCTGGGCCATGCCCCCGCGGCCGAGCATGCCGCGTACGATGTACTCACCGCCGCCGCTCCGGAGGATCTCTCCGCGCTGGAACGGGACGTTGCCGAGGACGGGCGCATGGGCGGGGAGGGGAGGAGGGGTCTGTCGTGGGCTCATGATGCCGATGGGTCGGCCGGTGCCTCTGCCCCGTTGCCTCCTTTCTTCGGGGCCGTACCGTTTTTTTTGCGCCGCGCGCGGTCGTTCCCATTTGTTTCATGATTACGAGCATTTGTGCACCGTGTCGTGGCGGCGGGCGCCGGCGACGCCCGGCTCGAGACGCCGGTTCGCATCGAGACACCCTCCCCGCGCGTGGCCTTGCGCCGCGGTCGGCTCGCCCGCTACCCTCGTGGGTCGAAGGTCACCGCTGCTTCTGGTCCCGCCCCCGTTTTCGCGATCGGGGGTGCTCGCGGACGGCGCCGGACACAGGTCCGACTCTTCAACGGACGGCAAGAAAGGGCTTCTTCGTATGCAAGGCAACGGCGGATACGGACCTCCGGGGGCACCCCCGGGCGGTGGTGGATACGGGCCTCCTCCGGGAGGGGCGCCGCCTGCGGGTGGTGGATACGGGCCTCCTCCGGGCGGAGCTGCCCCTCCGGGAGCGCCGGGTGGGTACGGAGCGCCTCCGGGAGCGCCGGGAGGTTACGGGGCGCCTCCGGGAGCGCCGGGTGGGTACGGAGCGCCTCCGGGAGCGCCGGGAGGTTACGGGGCGCCTCCGGGAGCGATGGTCCAAGCGGGACCCGCGGGCATGGCCGGTCCGGGTGGCACCGTCATGGGTGTCCCGCTCGAGCCGGGCGAGCGTGTCATCTGGTTCAAGCGCCACGACTACACGGTCGACAAGATCATCATGTGGGTCTTGGGCGTGCTCTTCCTCGTGGTGATCATCGGCATCGTCTTCATCATCTTGGCGCTCATCCACGACGGCCGAAACCCGCGCGCGCACGTCATCACCAACCGGCGCATCATCGTGATCGACGGCAAGGGGCAGCAGCAGTCGTACGCGCTCAACCAAATCGCGGACGTCGAGCCCGTGCGGCAGAGCGCGGGCGGTGGTGGCGGTGGGCTCATCGGGCTCGCCGTTCGTGCCGCGGTGACGGCCGTCGCCAACCACATGGCGAACCAGAACGCCAAGATCGATCCCAGCTACTGGAACCGCACCATCGCGGTCACGCTCACGACCCACCACGGGCAGCGGCTCCAGGTCCCCGCGGGGCTCAACTACGGCCGCGACTTCGGCGTGACGATCGCGCGCGCCGTGTTCATGCGCGAGGCCGAGAACATGCCCCAGGTGCAGTACCTGCCCTGAGGCACGTGGTTCGCTCCGATGGCGCCCTGGCTCTCCTCCGAGCCGGGGCGCTCTCGTTTTCGGGGCTCGTCCTGCAGCTCTTGCACACGCCGCACGCGTGCCTCGGCACCTCGTTCGTCCCGAGGGCCCAGAGCCGACGAACGGCGCTGCCCAAGTGGGCAATAAATATGAGTGATATCATGATTTTGCGTGTGCGAGACGCTCGCGCGATCGACGCACGATCGAGGCGCGACGACGGTGGCCTGCAAAGCTTTTTTCGCAGCGACTCGGGCTTGCTTGGCCGCACGCGAGGGGCTACCCCGGAGCGCAAGGCCATGCTCCGTTACCGCGCAGACGTTCGCACCCTCGTGTTCGTGGGCTTCTACTATGCGTTCTTCGCGTTCGCCTACGCGACGTGGGACAAGGTCGGCCTCGTAGCGCGCGTGCCCATGGTGCTCCTGCTCATGACGGTCTCGTGGATCTGCGCGGTCATCACGCACAACTCGATCCACTGCCCGGTGTTCAAGTCGCGCTGGGCGAACAAGGCCTTCCAGGTGGCGCTCACCTGCTCGTACGGCTTCCCGGTGAGCGAGTACGTGACGGGCCACAACCTCTCGCACCACAAGTACACGCAGGAGCGCAAAGACGTGATGCGCACGACCAAGGTGCGTTACGGCTGGAACCTGCTCTCGTTCCTGCTCTTTTTCCCCGCCGTGGGCATCAGCGTGACGCGCTCGAACTACAAGTACTCGTCCGTCATGAAGGCGAAGCTCCCCAAGTGGCATCGCCAGCTCATGCTCGAGATGATCGTGTGCTGGGGCGTGAAGGCCGTCTTCTTCGCGCTCGACTGGAAGAAGGCGCTCCTCCTCGTGCTCGTGCCGCACCTCTGGGCCGTGTGGGGGATCACGACGGTGAACTACCTCCAGCACGACGGCTGCGACAAGGACCACCCGGTGAACCACTCGCGCAACTTCATGGGGCGCATCTTCAACTGGTTCACCTTCAACAACGGCTTCCACGGCATCCACCACGAGGTGCCGGGGCTCCACTGGAGCCTCCTCCGCGAGGCGCACATGGAGCGCCTCCACCCGACCATCCACCCCGCGCTCGAGCAGAAGTCGCTCCTCGTCTACCTCTTCAAGGCCTTCGTGTTCCCGGGCAAGCGCGTCATGTACGACGGCTCGCCGCTCGTGCTCCCGGAGGACGGGCCCGACGAGAGCTGGATCCCGGAGCGCATCCCTGGGGCCGAGCTCGGCGCCGAAGGGGTCATCGAGGGCGACGGCGCCGAGATGCTCGAGCCGAAGCCCGCCGGCGCCTGACAGCCGAGCCACGACGAGCTTCACGCAGCGCGCCACGTCCCCCGACGTGGCGCGTCTTCATTCGGAACGCCTACTTTTGCCCACGCAACGAGGCGAAGGAGCGCTAGTGTCCCGCCCGGAAGCCGACATGACCATGACGACGATCCCGCTCGCGCCGAAGGGCGCCGAAGACGAGAAGCTCTCCCCCGAGCTGCTCCTCCAAATCCACTCGCACATGCTCACGGGCCGCGTGCTCGAAGAGCGCCTCATCACGATGTACCGCCAAGGGGACGGGTACTTCTGGATCGGGGGACCCGGCGAAGAGGCGTTCAACGTGCCGCTCGGCATGCTCGTGCACAAGGGGGAGGGGATCGCGTACGACTACCTCCACCTTCATTACCGCTCGAGCGGGACGCTCGTGGCCATGGGCGCCGATCCGGTCGACTCGCTCCGCCAGATGAAGAACACGGCGAGCGACCCCTACTCGGGCGGCCGCAACTTCGCGAGCCACTACTCTGTGAAGAAGTGGAACGTCGTGCCGATCTCGTCGCCCATCGAGGTCCAGTACTCGATGGCCACGGGCACAGCGATCGCCCAGAAGCGCGCCGGGTCGAACGGCATCACGATCGTCCAGGGTGGCGACGCCGGCACCGCCGAGGGCGACTTCGCGACGTGCCTCGTGTGGAGCTCGCGCAAAGGCCACGAGGCGCCGGTGCTCATCATCGTCACGAACAACTGCTACGGCATCTCGACGCCGTGGGAGGGCCAGCACGGCGAGGAGCGCGTGAGCGATCGCGGCAAGGCCTTCGGGATGCCCACGGCCACGATCGACGGCAACGACGTCGAGACCTCGTACCACGCCATCAAGAAGGCGATGGACTACGTGCGCACCGAGAAAAAGCCCTTCCTCCTCGAGGCGATGGTGTCGCGCCTCCACGGGCACTCGTCGGCCTCCGGCGCCAATTTCGTCACCCAAGAGCGCGATTGCCTCAAAGAATTCGAGGCCAAGCTCGAGGCGCGTGGTCTCCGCACCCGCAAGGAGATGGACGACATGCGGGCCAAGCTCACCCAGGAGCTCCTCGAGGCGAGCAAGCGGGTCCGCGAGGAGCCGCAGCCCGAAGGAAAGACCATTTACGATCACATCTTCGCCGACAAAAACTACGTCGCAGGAGAGCGCTGAGACATGGCGACCGTCGTTCAAGCCGTACGCATGGCCCTTCACGTCGGTGAGGAGCGCCT from Myxococcales bacterium carries:
- a CDS encoding DUF1549 domain-containing protein encodes the protein MKWTRPGLLALALASCGEPPAPPKAPPVVPNDRPVPAPPSGVVRLSSADVDRAIRASWEKAGITPAARADDATYLRRVTLDVIGRPPTPEEIESFVADRAADKRAKKVDALLASPEYARHFANVWEEILVGNEVREQRLDRQELRKWLLAQFQQNTPWDKVVAGLVAATGRNSEGGPRNALPMELPAEPAPMAPRADDTARAATGPGTLNGAVNYTLRFQGPQDLAGSASRTFLGVQIQCAQCHDHKTEKWKQDDFRKFTAAFLRAEVDVVDKGDKGGIRRVDLVDSARVPPRFVKAQDLAPIAAATPTALDGTPLDKGKDTRRELAAWMTSPKNPWFAKAYVNRVWAHFLGRGFQNPVDDMRPSNPTTLPELLERIARDFADGGFDPKALVRLVCGSEVYALEARGGTNVDTENLTWARFRMVPLGPEELLAHLFAATRVERAAEAAGIKNLPTLKAQLAKSYAFLFDVDEVEDSKTFEGNVTQALSLLNGNVTGYGTRALPGTALAEVLSRGTDAEKVQALYLRTVHRRATEAEVARAVAYLDQAEKLPDPSAAPAPGPAPSPPGKGGKGKKKAPSGDAAQLARLAAGRAGASADGRTRAFEDLFWALLTSSESLLNH
- a CDS encoding DUF1501 domain-containing protein, with the protein product MSTYTRRDVVRMFSASSLAALVGARLEHEARADAKPARAKSLVVLWMNGGQSHVDTWDPKPGTPQGGPHKAIKTATPGLSISEHMPELARLSQKLCVVRGLVHKEGNHQRANALLHTSYSPTPTVEHPSLGGWVSKRLGPTPRGLPAFVSLGGPSHSAGFFGVQHGPFVLQKPGGLPQNVTHAPQVDDRRFASRLGLLEQLEADFAARTGDAKVEGRRALTSQAVALMRCPDLPAFDLANVPKATLAAFGDTDFGRGCLVASRLVGAGTRYVEVALDGWDTHVDNFGRTKKLMGTLDAGFSALLRELDQRGLLASTTIALLTDFGRTPRINGNDGRDHHPQASSLVLAGAGIRAGQVHGETDAEGGKVVKGAVTVPSVVATLATVMGLDPGDTAMSPAGRPIALADAGTPVRELLA
- a CDS encoding DUF1275 domain-containing protein, whose protein sequence is MNVALFEPKEVFLRRNLVSWAALCFASGAVNAGALQACRRLITHVTGIATRIGADVGQWKLLIEYAIVLNAFLFGALAASFWIVKRVRRGVGPAYAVPLFAVAGLLVITASLGRAGAFGPFGTTVETAGDFVLLALLAFASGLQNASIGLATGSLVRTTHMTGPATDMAVHFGNFLWGRPEMRPDALRHVGLRALKLTSFIFGGVVAALTADKLQYFVFLLAVPPITFAALRSLIEPAGQAVAEATPISQATPDV
- a CDS encoding protein kinase → MSPRQTPPPLPAHAPVLGNVPFQRGEILRSGGGEYIVRGMLGRGGMAQVLDVEDRVLGKRFALKVLDAHLARDPASVERFEREARALAKLDHPNLVAVVRLDHTVGPAPRPFFLMERLRGGTLREHIDRGPMPIDRVLELGDGLFRALDYVHRRQLLHRDVKPSNVFVHRDTYGEERAKLLDFGVMKLMLEKDAQTGFFGTAHYAAPEQLEAGGQLGPATDVYSAGIVLFEMLSGAHPFAQAERSARGARAARVVGPPSLEGCPRLGALAPDVRTELVALVAALLDNRPDRRPTALAAARTLSRLFDTIGAPASHDPSREKARTADPAPFLPGHLAAPTLIEEPRFKPTPESTVSVTDAELVSIGPTPPPIPANARATLALAPPPGLALAAQAAPGPGRPQPAPMGSPRAARTLPLGRSYADLLPEPVLPLSRVVQPSPAAPASEPARPEPPRPYLASPPWGSIGLAAIVAIVAITVAIIAPYGRAATQGRSATHGLSAGASSPALDGSLAPR
- a CDS encoding fatty acid desaturase, which produces MLRYRADVRTLVFVGFYYAFFAFAYATWDKVGLVARVPMVLLLMTVSWICAVITHNSIHCPVFKSRWANKAFQVALTCSYGFPVSEYVTGHNLSHHKYTQERKDVMRTTKVRYGWNLLSFLLFFPAVGISVTRSNYKYSSVMKAKLPKWHRQLMLEMIVCWGVKAVFFALDWKKALLLVLVPHLWAVWGITTVNYLQHDGCDKDHPVNHSRNFMGRIFNWFTFNNGFHGIHHEVPGLHWSLLREAHMERLHPTIHPALEQKSLLVYLFKAFVFPGKRVMYDGSPLVLPEDGPDESWIPERIPGAELGAEGVIEGDGAEMLEPKPAGA
- a CDS encoding thiamine pyrophosphate-dependent dehydrogenase E1 component subunit alpha translates to MTTIPLAPKGAEDEKLSPELLLQIHSHMLTGRVLEERLITMYRQGDGYFWIGGPGEEAFNVPLGMLVHKGEGIAYDYLHLHYRSSGTLVAMGADPVDSLRQMKNTASDPYSGGRNFASHYSVKKWNVVPISSPIEVQYSMATGTAIAQKRAGSNGITIVQGGDAGTAEGDFATCLVWSSRKGHEAPVLIIVTNNCYGISTPWEGQHGEERVSDRGKAFGMPTATIDGNDVETSYHAIKKAMDYVRTEKKPFLLEAMVSRLHGHSSASGANFVTQERDCLKEFEAKLEARGLRTRKEMDDMRAKLTQELLEASKRVREEPQPEGKTIYDHIFADKNYVAGER